Proteins from one Catenuloplanes atrovinosus genomic window:
- a CDS encoding phosphotransferase codes for MGVVSLPEVPYGATALRPSWADLPEGLRAAIAARLESPVVWATTAGGGFTRGFAGVLDTGSGRRYFVKAASLSHERHLADWQYREVAITGALPEAVPAARPLWSLTAAGYYATCLEAVDGSVPRLPWSPAELNAALDAWATAADALASPPAELTAMDLPPLPGLLRHELSWWTEIVAGREPAPPMPEYAAGRREELAALERLAPDHAGGDGVIHGDLRLDNVMIDGSGRAWICDWTWCCRGAPFFDTATLLVTAHASGLDADRLFATHPTGRDVPAEALDATLAALSGYWLTRAESGPSSASPYIRGHQRWSGEMALHWLATRRGWLAPGH; via the coding sequence ATGGGTGTGGTCTCGCTGCCGGAGGTCCCGTACGGTGCGACCGCGCTGCGGCCGTCGTGGGCCGACCTCCCCGAGGGGTTGCGCGCCGCGATCGCGGCGCGCCTGGAGTCGCCGGTGGTCTGGGCCACGACCGCCGGAGGCGGGTTCACCAGGGGATTCGCCGGCGTGCTGGACACCGGCTCCGGGCGGCGATACTTCGTGAAGGCCGCGTCGCTGTCGCACGAGCGGCACCTGGCGGACTGGCAGTACCGCGAGGTGGCGATCACCGGCGCGCTGCCGGAGGCGGTCCCGGCCGCGCGCCCGCTGTGGTCGCTGACCGCAGCCGGGTACTACGCGACCTGCCTGGAGGCGGTGGACGGGTCCGTACCGCGGCTGCCCTGGTCCCCGGCGGAGCTGAACGCCGCGCTGGACGCATGGGCCACCGCGGCGGACGCGCTCGCCTCCCCACCGGCGGAGCTGACCGCGATGGACCTGCCGCCGCTGCCCGGCCTGCTGCGGCACGAGCTGTCCTGGTGGACCGAGATCGTCGCCGGCCGGGAGCCGGCACCCCCGATGCCCGAGTACGCCGCCGGGCGCCGGGAGGAACTGGCCGCGCTGGAGCGGCTGGCCCCGGACCACGCGGGCGGCGACGGCGTCATCCACGGCGATCTGCGGCTGGACAACGTCATGATCGACGGCTCCGGCCGGGCCTGGATCTGCGACTGGACCTGGTGCTGCCGCGGCGCGCCGTTCTTCGACACCGCCACGCTGCTGGTCACCGCGCACGCGAGCGGCCTGGACGCGGACCGGCTGTTCGCCACCCACCCGACCGGCCGCGACGTGCCCGCCGAGGCGCTGGACGCGACGCTGGCCGCGCTCTCCGGTTACTGGCTGACCAGGGCCGAGTCCGGGCCGAGCAGCGCCTCACCGTATATTCGGGGGCACCAGCGGTGGAGCGGCGAGATGGCGCTGCACTGGCTGGCCACCCGCCGTGGGTGGCTTGCACCTGGTCACTAG
- the rpsT gene encoding 30S ribosomal protein S20 — translation MANIKSQIKRNRQNEKRRLRNKSVKSSLKTAIRKFHTAAEAGDTTTATTLLRDASKQLDVAVSKGVIHKNQAANRKSAIAKRLHSLTAA, via the coding sequence GTGGCGAACATCAAGTCCCAGATCAAGCGCAACCGGCAGAACGAGAAGCGCCGGCTGCGGAACAAGTCGGTCAAGTCGTCGCTGAAGACGGCCATCCGCAAGTTCCACACCGCCGCGGAGGCCGGTGACACCACCACCGCCACCACGCTCCTGCGGGATGCCAGCAAGCAGCTCGACGTGGCCGTGAGCAAGGGCGTGATCCACAAGAACCAGGCCGCGAACCGCAAGTCGGCCATCGCGAAGCGTCTGCACTCGCTGACCGCCGCCTGA
- a CDS encoding GNAT family N-acetyltransferase, translating into MIIASLDLASAVVPAAAVMAAAFGLTPAEELQRRDIFAEHASHPGLIARGAFDGPTLTGFCYGFPAGDRSWWERQVHPRLAAAGAASWLSPDTLELTELHVHPAHQGHGLGRTLITAVCDASPASRVLLSVRVESTAARHLYATLGFTELTPAFPFNGIPPHYLLMGASQPLLR; encoded by the coding sequence ATGATCATCGCCTCGCTGGACCTGGCCTCCGCCGTGGTCCCCGCCGCCGCCGTCATGGCCGCCGCGTTCGGCCTCACCCCCGCCGAGGAACTCCAGCGCCGCGACATCTTCGCCGAACACGCCAGCCACCCCGGCCTCATCGCCCGCGGCGCGTTCGACGGCCCCACGCTGACCGGCTTCTGCTACGGCTTCCCCGCCGGCGACCGCAGCTGGTGGGAACGCCAGGTCCACCCCCGCCTCGCCGCCGCCGGCGCCGCCTCCTGGCTCTCCCCCGACACCCTCGAACTCACCGAACTCCACGTCCACCCCGCCCACCAGGGCCACGGCCTCGGCCGCACCCTGATCACCGCGGTCTGCGACGCCAGCCCCGCCTCCCGGGTCCTGCTCAGCGTCCGCGTCGAGAGCACGGCGGCCCGGCACCTCTACGCGACGCTGGGATTCACGGAGCTGACGCCCGCGTTCCCGTTCAACGGCATACCACCGCACTACCTGCTCATGGGCGCCTCCCAGCCCCTGCTGCGCTGA
- the holA gene encoding DNA polymerase III subunit delta, producing MSRVTAANPPALTLVLGDEELLSARAVAQAVQAARAVDPGADVREYEGGTLMPGEVAEMLSPSLFGGRRVLVLRSGQDARKDLIATLLAYAKDPDPEVNLIVGHLGGAKGKALADGLKSAGAAVVAVPKLKGARERVAFVRDEIRRLGGSCTEDAATGLLDAVGNDLRELAAACSQLMADTDGRITAETVARYYRGRAEVSGFTVADAAIVGDVPGALEALRWALHVGVDPVPIADALADGVRTVARVASAGRGSAYQLAGTLGMPAWKIERAQKQSRGWSPEALVDAMRAAADCNAAVKGGAEDRGYALERAVVAVATARRGGGGR from the coding sequence ATGTCCCGCGTGACTGCCGCGAATCCTCCTGCGTTGACGCTCGTCCTGGGTGACGAGGAGCTGCTGTCGGCCCGCGCCGTCGCACAGGCCGTCCAGGCCGCGCGGGCGGTGGACCCGGGCGCCGACGTGCGGGAGTACGAGGGCGGCACGCTGATGCCGGGCGAGGTCGCGGAGATGCTGAGCCCGTCCCTGTTCGGCGGCCGGCGCGTGCTCGTGCTGCGGTCCGGGCAGGACGCGCGCAAGGACCTGATCGCCACGCTGCTGGCGTACGCGAAGGACCCGGACCCCGAGGTCAACCTGATCGTCGGCCACCTCGGCGGCGCCAAGGGCAAGGCGCTCGCGGACGGGCTGAAGTCGGCCGGTGCCGCGGTCGTCGCCGTGCCCAAGCTGAAGGGCGCGCGGGAGCGCGTCGCGTTCGTCCGCGACGAGATCCGCCGGCTCGGCGGCTCGTGCACCGAGGACGCGGCCACCGGGCTGCTCGACGCGGTCGGCAATGACCTGCGCGAGCTTGCCGCCGCCTGTTCGCAGCTGATGGCCGACACGGACGGCCGGATCACCGCGGAGACGGTCGCCCGCTACTACCGGGGACGGGCCGAGGTCAGCGGCTTCACGGTCGCGGACGCCGCGATCGTCGGCGACGTGCCCGGCGCGCTCGAGGCGCTGCGCTGGGCGCTGCACGTCGGCGTCGACCCGGTGCCGATAGCGGACGCGCTGGCGGACGGCGTGCGCACGGTGGCGCGCGTGGCCTCCGCCGGGCGCGGCAGCGCGTACCAGCTGGCCGGCACCCTCGGCATGCCCGCCTGGAAGATCGAGCGCGCGCAGAAGCAGTCCCGTGGCTGGAGCCCCGAGGCCCTGGTCGACGCCATGCGCGCCGCCGCCGACTGCAACGCGGCCGTCAAGGGCGGCGCCGAGGACCGCGGCTACGCCCTCGAACGCGCCGTGGTCGCCGTCGCGACCGCCCGACGCGGAGGTGGCGGCCGATGA